In Candidatus Bipolaricaulota bacterium, the following are encoded in one genomic region:
- the rnpA gene encoding ribonuclease P protein component, with protein MHLGSVFAIVLRMRAGGTARFPSTARLKRRTDFKRVYSEGRRRVGRYFTLFVLPTGNEGRIGIVVSRRFGKAVIRNRVKRQVREAFRLNRPRFYGYDIVVVPREECKGKTTEAIAHALVSEMEAAVASIEVRKDGKESDISD; from the coding sequence TTGCACTTAGGATCCGTCTTTGCTATAGTTTTGCGCATGCGCGCGGGTGGTACGGCACGGTTTCCCTCCACTGCCCGATTGAAGAGACGGACCGATTTCAAGCGGGTCTACTCCGAGGGAAGAAGGCGAGTGGGGAGGTATTTCACCCTGTTCGTGCTCCCCACCGGAAATGAGGGACGGATCGGGATCGTGGTCTCGCGTCGGTTCGGGAAGGCAGTGATCCGGAATCGGGTCAAGCGGCAGGTGCGGGAGGCGTTCCGGCTGAATCGCCCGCGGTTTTACGGGTACGACATCGTGGTCGTCCCGCGGGAGGAGTGTAAGGGAAAGACGACCGAGGCGATCGCGCACGCCCTCGTTTCCGAGATGGAAGCGGCGGTCGCAAGCATAGAGGTGAGAAAAGATGGAAAAGAAAGTGATATATCTGACTAA
- the xseB gene encoding exodeoxyribonuclease VII small subunit, which yields MKIDEGLKQLEEITKRLEDENIPLEEAIELFEKGITIAAAIKESLDQAKLKVKQVLEKADGTFELSDFDLSQ from the coding sequence TTGAAGATCGATGAAGGACTGAAGCAGCTGGAGGAGATTACAAAGCGACTCGAGGATGAGAATATCCCGCTTGAGGAGGCGATCGAGCTGTTCGAGAAGGGGATAACCATCGCCGCCGCGATCAAGGAGTCCCTCGATCAGGCCAAGCTCAAGGTTAAGCAGGTCCTGGAGAAGGCGGACGGAACGTTCGAACTCTCCGATTTTGACCTTTCCCAATAA
- the lysS gene encoding lysine--tRNA ligase has protein sequence MDDPLVKARLEKLARLRAEGIDPYPPRAVRADPIGTINSCYSELSSEERSGDRKTVAGRIVAMRRMGKASFLDLRDGTGKIQLHAAADVLGEEEYKRLRSCDIGDFIAVEGEVFRTKRGELTVEVESWRFLAKALRPLPEKWHGLKDVELRYRHRALDLIANADVREKFVHRSRMIAALRRFLDRRGFLEVETPIMQPIAGGATARPFVTHHNALDIDLYLRVAPELYLKRLIIGGLERVYELGKNFRNEGISTEHNPEFTTLEIYEAYSDYEGMMTLAEELVSETVEEVHGKSVLSYQGDEIDFAPPWRRVGLLEAVEEATGIDVHAADPAMILAQARDKGIELPEGVSRGKLIEQLFEEFVEPHLIQPTIVKDYPIEISPLAKRKPGSDDLVERFELFIGGMEVANAFTELNDPLDQRARFEAQERLRESGDEEAQRIDEDFLFALEHGMPPTGGIGFGIDRLAMLLTDSPSIREVILFPTLKLRDEGGRR, from the coding sequence ATGGACGACCCTCTGGTAAAGGCGCGCTTGGAGAAGCTCGCCCGGTTGCGAGCGGAAGGAATCGATCCCTATCCCCCCCGTGCGGTGCGGGCGGATCCGATCGGGACCATCAACTCCTGCTACTCTGAGCTCTCTTCCGAAGAGCGAAGCGGCGATCGGAAGACGGTTGCCGGTCGGATCGTCGCCATGCGCCGGATGGGCAAGGCGAGCTTCCTCGACCTGCGCGACGGGACCGGAAAGATCCAGCTTCACGCCGCCGCCGACGTCCTGGGAGAGGAGGAATACAAGCGGCTGCGGAGCTGTGACATCGGTGACTTCATCGCGGTGGAGGGAGAGGTCTTCCGCACCAAGCGCGGGGAACTGACGGTGGAAGTCGAGAGCTGGCGGTTCCTCGCCAAGGCGCTCCGGCCGCTGCCGGAGAAGTGGCACGGGTTGAAGGACGTCGAGCTCCGCTACCGCCACCGCGCCCTCGACCTGATCGCCAACGCCGATGTCCGAGAGAAGTTCGTGCACCGCTCGCGGATGATCGCGGCGCTGCGCCGGTTCCTCGACCGTCGCGGGTTCCTCGAGGTGGAGACCCCGATCATGCAGCCGATCGCTGGAGGGGCGACGGCGCGGCCGTTCGTCACCCATCACAACGCCCTCGACATCGACCTCTACCTCCGCGTCGCCCCCGAGCTCTATCTGAAGCGGCTCATCATCGGAGGGCTGGAGCGGGTGTACGAGCTGGGGAAGAACTTCCGCAACGAGGGGATCTCCACCGAGCACAACCCGGAGTTCACCACCCTGGAGATCTACGAGGCCTACTCCGACTACGAGGGGATGATGACCCTGGCCGAGGAGCTGGTCTCGGAGACCGTGGAGGAGGTACACGGTAAGTCCGTGCTCTCATACCAGGGGGACGAGATCGACTTCGCCCCGCCGTGGCGGCGGGTCGGCCTGCTCGAGGCGGTAGAGGAGGCGACCGGGATCGACGTTCATGCCGCCGATCCGGCCATGATCCTCGCCCAGGCACGCGACAAGGGGATCGAGCTTCCGGAGGGGGTGTCCCGTGGGAAGCTGATCGAGCAGTTGTTCGAGGAGTTCGTCGAGCCGCACCTGATCCAGCCGACGATCGTCAAGGACTACCCGATCGAGATCTCCCCCCTTGCCAAGCGCAAGCCGGGGAGCGACGACCTGGTCGAGCGGTTCGAGCTGTTCATCGGCGGGATGGAGGTGGCGAACGCGTTCACCGAACTGAACGACCCGCTCGACCAGCGGGCCCGGTTCGAGGCACAGGAGCGGCTGCGGGAAAGCGGGGACGAGGAGGCGCAGCGGATCGACGAGGACTTCCTGTTCGCCCTCGAGCACGGGATGCCCCCGACCGGTGGGATTGGGTTCGGGATCGACCGGTTGGCGATGCTGCTCACCGACTCGCCGTCGATCCGCGAGGTGATCCTCTTTCCCACCCTCAAGCTGCGGGACGAGGGAGGGAGGCGATGA
- a CDS encoding GreA/GreB family elongation factor, whose amino-acid sequence MEKKVIYLTKQGYELMRKELEHAKKILYEEIPEKLKASKISGGDLRENKEYMYLQSEQQYYEREVRRLTSILEAAQIIPEEEIAADEIGIGSSFILQDMEIMESGNFTLVSPAEVDLENGKISVASPVGKALIGKHEGDEIKVDLPWGTTHFRVIAINK is encoded by the coding sequence ATGGAAAAGAAAGTGATATATCTGACTAAGCAGGGCTACGAGCTGATGCGCAAGGAGCTCGAGCATGCGAAGAAGATCCTGTACGAGGAGATCCCGGAGAAGCTGAAGGCGTCGAAGATCAGCGGCGGCGACCTGCGGGAGAACAAGGAGTACATGTACCTGCAGAGCGAGCAACAGTACTACGAGCGCGAGGTGCGCCGCCTCACCTCGATTCTGGAAGCGGCCCAGATCATCCCCGAGGAGGAGATCGCGGCGGATGAGATCGGGATCGGCTCGAGCTTCATCCTCCAGGACATGGAGATCATGGAGAGCGGTAACTTCACCCTGGTCAGCCCGGCCGAGGTCGACCTCGAGAACGGGAAGATCTCGGTAGCATCTCCGGTGGGAAAGGCCCTGATCGGGAAGCACGAGGGCGACGAGATAAAGGTCGATCTCCCGTGGGGGACGACCCACTTCCGCGTGATCGCGATCAACAAGTGA
- a CDS encoding phosphatase PAP2 family protein: MNTRARVVRLVDRLVDALIRWDAETLQAISEHPLLRPLARVFLVATYLGDGYLWGGLALGLILFGRPIDRTYVLIGLAISIVNIAVFRMFKLIFARERPVFVANSLRSRMIDSYSFPSGHATVSFGLAWMIAVFYPHLGIQLATYLVAITIAVSRVYLKEHYPLDVICGAILGSFVAAYLVPIFTKLFL, encoded by the coding sequence ATGAACACCCGGGCCCGCGTCGTTCGTCTGGTCGATCGCCTGGTCGACGCCCTGATTCGCTGGGATGCTGAGACGCTGCAGGCGATCAGCGAGCATCCATTGCTCCGCCCCCTTGCCCGCGTGTTCCTCGTCGCCACCTACCTCGGGGACGGGTACCTGTGGGGCGGGCTCGCTCTCGGGCTGATCCTGTTCGGTCGGCCGATCGATCGCACCTACGTCCTGATCGGGCTTGCGATCTCGATCGTCAACATCGCAGTCTTCCGCATGTTTAAACTCATATTCGCCCGCGAGCGGCCGGTGTTCGTTGCCAATTCGCTCCGTTCCCGGATGATCGACTCTTACTCCTTCCCCTCCGGGCACGCCACCGTCTCGTTCGGACTCGCATGGATGATCGCGGTGTTCTATCCCCATCTTGGGATTCAGCTCGCCACCTATCTCGTCGCGATCACGATCGCGGTCTCGCGGGTGTACCTGAAGGAGCACTACCCCCTCGACGTCATCTGCGGTGCCATCCTCGGGTCGTTCGTCGCCGCGTACCTCGTTCCGATCTTTACTAAACTCTTTCTTTGA
- a CDS encoding PLP-dependent aminotransferase family protein, producing MNRFFSKRAAGAKRSAIRELLKLTEKPEIISFAGGLPDPETFPREELAQIAADELRNHYENVLQYGASEGSLTLRKAFASWIKGHGLNVGIDEMLVTTASQQGLDLIGKAFIDEGDVVFCGLPTYLGAIQAFRLFQADLVGVPLEEDGMNLDVLEEKIKQARAAGKRIKGLYVIPDFQNPSGITMSLAKRKRLLEIAHREDFLIFEDDPYGQLRFAGERLPSLKSMDTDGRVILLFTLSKILSAGLRLAILIADEKLMDVFVRMKQESDLCTSKLTQHLAARFFLDFDMDAHLDLLRRRYRAKRDAMLAALDRYMPAEEGISWTRPEGGLFLWVRLPEWIDTEEMFPRALERKVAYVIGSAFYVDGSGRNEMRLCYSVVDEEKIYEGIKRLAAVVREELVRQRVSGPVG from the coding sequence ATGAATCGATTCTTTTCCAAACGTGCTGCCGGCGCGAAGCGCTCGGCAATTCGGGAACTTCTTAAGCTCACGGAGAAGCCGGAGATCATCTCGTTCGCCGGGGGGCTCCCTGATCCGGAGACCTTCCCGCGCGAGGAACTGGCGCAGATCGCTGCTGATGAGCTCCGCAACCACTACGAGAACGTGCTCCAATACGGGGCGAGCGAGGGGAGTCTCACCCTGCGCAAGGCGTTCGCAAGCTGGATCAAGGGACACGGACTGAACGTCGGGATCGACGAGATGCTCGTCACCACCGCCTCCCAGCAGGGGCTCGACCTGATCGGGAAGGCGTTCATCGATGAGGGGGACGTGGTGTTCTGCGGCCTTCCCACCTACCTCGGAGCGATCCAGGCGTTCCGCCTGTTCCAGGCCGACTTGGTTGGGGTCCCGCTGGAGGAGGACGGGATGAACCTCGATGTCCTGGAAGAAAAGATCAAGCAGGCGCGGGCGGCGGGGAAGCGGATCAAGGGGCTCTACGTCATCCCCGACTTTCAGAACCCATCCGGGATCACGATGTCGCTTGCCAAGCGCAAGCGCCTCCTCGAGATCGCCCATCGCGAGGACTTCCTCATCTTCGAGGACGATCCCTATGGTCAGCTTCGGTTCGCCGGGGAGCGGCTCCCATCGCTCAAGAGCATGGATACCGATGGGCGGGTGATCCTCCTGTTCACCCTGTCCAAGATCCTCTCCGCCGGGCTGCGTCTCGCCATCCTCATCGCGGATGAGAAACTGATGGACGTGTTCGTGCGGATGAAGCAGGAATCGGACCTGTGCACCTCCAAACTGACCCAGCACCTGGCGGCCCGCTTCTTCCTCGATTTCGACATGGACGCCCATCTCGATCTCCTCCGCCGCCGCTACCGGGCCAAACGAGACGCGATGCTCGCCGCACTCGATCGCTACATGCCGGCCGAGGAGGGGATCAGTTGGACGCGGCCCGAGGGCGGGCTGTTCCTGTGGGTCAGGCTCCCGGAGTGGATCGACACCGAGGAGATGTTTCCCCGCGCGCTCGAAAGGAAGGTGGCGTATGTGATCGGGAGCGCGTTCTACGTCGACGGAAGCGGACGCAACGAGATGAGGTTGTGCTATTCCGTGGTTGACGAGGAGAAGATCTACGAGGGGATAAAGCGCCTCGCCGCGGTGGTGCGGGAGGAACTCGTCCGCCAGCGGGTCAGCGGGCCGGTGGGGTAA
- the xseA gene encoding exodeoxyribonuclease VII large subunit, with amino-acid sequence MNDERIYKVSELNRAAKRLLEEGIGAIWLRGEVSNLRRAASGHLYFTLKDESSEISAVRFRGRTDLLPTPPLSDGMEVLAFGRLTIYAPRGRYQFVASIIQPAGLGALQAEFERLKRKLNSEGLFSPEHKRPLPQFPERIGVITSPTGAAVRDIISVISRRWPLAEIYLFPSQVQGEQAPEEIISGIEAAQRFSTTVARLDLLIVGRGGGSIEDLAPFNDERVARAAFKCEVPIISAVGHEIDFTIIDFVADRRAPTPSAAAELAVPNRTEIAASVAEAVARALRGINQRLERSSRLLESTLRGYIFRIPIRRLETAAQGLDLRLAGLGRATREAYLRRARRLELLSERLRLVDPRLPLARGYSITRKRGETRPLTSAEGVGIGDVLETIVEDGRIISEAKEVTVEDR; translated from the coding sequence ATGAACGACGAGCGAATATACAAGGTGTCGGAGCTGAACCGGGCGGCGAAGCGACTCCTCGAAGAGGGAATCGGGGCGATTTGGCTGCGGGGAGAGGTCTCGAACCTGAGACGTGCCGCGTCCGGGCATCTGTACTTCACCCTGAAGGACGAGTCATCCGAGATCTCTGCGGTGCGGTTCCGCGGCCGGACCGACCTCCTCCCGACCCCGCCGCTCTCCGATGGAATGGAGGTACTCGCGTTTGGACGGCTGACGATCTACGCGCCGCGGGGGAGGTACCAGTTCGTGGCCTCGATCATCCAGCCGGCCGGGCTCGGGGCGCTGCAGGCGGAGTTCGAGCGGTTGAAACGTAAACTCAATTCTGAGGGGCTGTTCTCCCCCGAGCACAAGCGCCCCCTTCCTCAGTTTCCGGAGAGGATCGGGGTTATCACTTCCCCGACAGGTGCGGCGGTCCGAGACATCATCTCGGTCATCTCCCGCCGCTGGCCCCTCGCCGAGATCTATCTGTTCCCAAGCCAGGTGCAGGGGGAGCAGGCTCCAGAGGAGATCATCTCCGGGATCGAGGCGGCACAGCGGTTCAGCACCACGGTCGCCCGACTCGATCTATTGATCGTCGGCCGGGGGGGCGGGTCGATCGAGGACCTCGCCCCGTTCAACGACGAGCGGGTCGCGCGCGCCGCGTTTAAGTGCGAGGTCCCGATCATCTCCGCCGTCGGACACGAGATCGACTTCACGATCATCGATTTCGTCGCCGACCGGCGCGCCCCCACCCCGTCGGCGGCGGCCGAGCTCGCCGTGCCCAACCGGACGGAGATCGCCGCGTCCGTCGCCGAAGCCGTCGCCCGCGCCCTGCGCGGCATCAACCAGAGGCTCGAGCGGAGCTCTCGGCTCCTCGAGTCGACACTGCGCGGTTACATATTCCGCATCCCGATCCGGCGATTGGAGACGGCAGCACAGGGGCTCGACCTGCGCCTCGCCGGGCTGGGGAGGGCGACACGCGAGGCGTACCTCCGCCGCGCACGGCGGTTGGAGCTCCTCTCCGAGCGGTTGCGGCTCGTCGACCCACGCCTCCCCCTCGCCCGCGGCTACTCGATCACCCGCAAGCGCGGGGAAACACGACCGCTCACCAGCGCGGAAGGGGTCGGAATCGGCGATGTCCTCGAAACCATCGTGGAGGACGGGAGGATCATCTCGGAAGCGAAGGAGGTAACGGTTGAAGATCGATGA